One Arcobacter sp. F155 genomic window, GGAGCAGGCGGTATTGGCCAATCCCGGCAACAAGACGGTGCTTGGCGCATACGGCCGCGCCCTCGTCGACAATGGAAATTATCAGCAGGGCTTCGATACGCTGAGCAAGGCGCATACGCCAGCCAACCCGGACTGGCGCATTCTGTCGATTCAGGGTACGGCGCTCGACCAGCTCGGCAATCATGAGGAAGCGCGGCGCTATTACACCAGCGCGCTGAAGATCGTGCCTGACGACCCCTCGGTGTTGTCC contains:
- a CDS encoding tetratricopeptide repeat protein, whose amino-acid sequence is EQAVLANPGNKTVLGAYGRALVDNGNYQQGFDTLSKAHTPANPDWRILSIQGTALDQLGNHEEARRYYTSALKIVPDDPSVLSNLGLSYVLTKDLSKAEATLRRAYERNPNDARVRQNLGLAVGLQGRFAEAEAIVRADLPPDQAAANV